From Anaerohalosphaera lusitana, one genomic window encodes:
- a CDS encoding transaldolase family protein, which produces MSITKHKTDFIKTIQAFVLRDFSPNFDRLSSQFRPDPKWNRLREIGTALWLDTGNIEATLENWTREFSALTVNNTLLNREIQSGVYDDLIPEAFKLLKQEGCEGEQEFKLELAFILNAIHGLKLIEKFDAFVSLEEHTDLAYDLEGSLGYARRYYAICPERVYVKIPFTPAGVLASRRLSKENVPINLTLGFSARQNYVTARLANPAYLNVFLGRLNSFTEKNGLGTGEYVGEKATLASQAAVARLRQHGKTVSQQIAASVRSGQQIVDLAGVDVITMPPKAAKQFAEMEIGIDEIQDRRAHEYAPGIKADADQEKLGFDTLWRVDEKIVACMDDLDNENVDSFTPEDLVGFFSEHGCGDVFVEWDESQKQTSYEEGKIPKLGNWQEALTSGSIGLDSLMNLAGLSSFKADQDEMDEHVFKIIDEHK; this is translated from the coding sequence ATGTCTATAACAAAACATAAGACGGATTTCATCAAAACTATTCAGGCATTCGTTCTACGAGACTTTTCACCAAATTTCGACAGGTTGTCATCGCAGTTCAGGCCGGACCCAAAATGGAACAGACTGCGGGAAATAGGGACCGCTCTCTGGCTCGATACGGGGAACATAGAAGCGACCCTGGAAAACTGGACGCGGGAATTCTCAGCACTGACAGTGAATAATACTCTGCTCAATCGCGAGATCCAGTCGGGTGTGTATGACGATCTCATTCCGGAGGCCTTTAAGCTGCTCAAGCAGGAAGGCTGTGAAGGTGAACAGGAGTTCAAGCTCGAACTCGCTTTTATCCTCAATGCGATCCACGGCTTGAAGCTGATAGAAAAGTTCGATGCCTTCGTATCTCTCGAAGAGCATACCGACCTTGCATACGATCTTGAAGGTTCTCTCGGATACGCTCGCCGCTACTATGCGATCTGCCCTGAGCGGGTTTATGTCAAGATCCCGTTTACCCCGGCAGGCGTTCTGGCCAGCCGCAGATTGTCCAAAGAAAATGTTCCGATCAATCTCACGCTCGGTTTTTCCGCAAGGCAGAATTATGTCACCGCAAGGCTTGCTAACCCGGCATATCTCAATGTCTTTCTCGGCAGGCTCAACAGCTTTACTGAAAAGAACGGACTCGGTACAGGCGAGTACGTGGGCGAAAAGGCCACGCTTGCATCCCAGGCCGCAGTCGCCCGACTAAGGCAGCACGGCAAGACGGTGAGCCAGCAGATAGCCGCAAGCGTTCGCAGTGGACAGCAGATCGTGGACCTTGCTGGTGTTGACGTGATAACGATGCCGCCCAAAGCAGCTAAGCAGTTTGCCGAAATGGAAATCGGTATCGATGAGATACAGGACAGAAGAGCCCATGAGTATGCCCCGGGTATCAAGGCCGACGCGGACCAGGAAAAGCTAGGCTTCGATACACTTTGGAGAGTCGACGAAAAGATCGTAGCGTGTATGGATGATCTGGACAACGAAAACGTCGACAGTTTTACACCCGAGGACCTGGTCGGTTTCTTCAGTGAGCACGGCTGTGGCGACGTCTTCGTCGAATGGGATGAGAGTCAAAAGCAGACGAGTTACGAAGAGGGCAAAATTCCGAAACTTGGCAACTGGCAGGAAGCTCTTACCAGCGGCAGTATTGGGTTGGACAGCTTGATGAATCTGGCGGGCCTGTCCAGCTTCAAGGCCGACCAGGACGAAATGGACGAGCACGTTTTCAAAATTATTGATGAGCATAAATAA
- a CDS encoding UDP-2,3-diacylglucosamine diphosphatase, protein MSDNSRDIFVISDLHMGDGGPRDNLATEGKESQIDRFLDHVAAEDGELIILGDLFDFWQAHVGNVLALRKNYLDRFAEMGATYVTGNHDADLEALIGTDFLKHPFFERMVGPFERTIGGRKFKFIHGHEVEPFSSYDTPGWGRIFAILVGIMEDKKGSPLLSAGGLGERSMLGLSRVFMGLWNLFVNSFEKTKKRKKTHPHHVEDELTPAQRPEHTKKIVSLFRKHLEENGYDAIIAGHTHRVGSLGDWYFNSGCWVGMRENFLKISPEGEVVVYDWTDDGPVARKGNNQESVVQ, encoded by the coding sequence ATGAGTGATAACAGCAGAGATATTTTCGTCATAAGTGATCTTCACATGGGGGACGGCGGGCCGCGGGATAACCTTGCGACCGAGGGTAAAGAGTCACAGATAGACCGTTTCCTGGATCATGTCGCAGCCGAAGACGGAGAGCTGATCATACTGGGTGATCTGTTCGATTTCTGGCAGGCACACGTGGGCAACGTTCTCGCACTTCGAAAGAACTATCTGGACCGCTTTGCGGAAATGGGTGCTACATATGTCACCGGCAACCATGACGCGGACCTGGAGGCACTGATCGGCACTGATTTTCTCAAGCATCCCTTTTTTGAGAGAATGGTCGGACCTTTTGAACGCACCATCGGAGGGCGAAAGTTCAAGTTCATTCACGGCCATGAGGTAGAGCCTTTCAGCAGCTACGATACGCCGGGGTGGGGCCGGATATTCGCCATACTGGTGGGCATCATGGAGGACAAGAAGGGATCTCCTCTGCTGTCCGCGGGCGGCCTTGGCGAGAGATCCATGCTTGGGTTGAGCAGGGTTTTCATGGGGCTTTGGAACCTCTTCGTGAACAGCTTTGAGAAGACAAAAAAGCGTAAAAAGACTCATCCGCACCATGTCGAAGATGAACTGACACCGGCTCAAAGGCCTGAACATACCAAAAAAATTGTATCGCTTTTCCGCAAGCATCTCGAAGAGAACGGCTATGATGCGATCATTGCAGGTCATACCCACCGGGTAGGCAGCCTGGGCGATTGGTACTTCAACAGCGGCTGCTGGGTCGGCATGCGGGAGAATTTCCTGAAAATATCGCCGGAGGGTGAGGTTGTCGTCTATGACTGGACCGATGACGGGCCGGTGGCACGTAAAGGCAATAACCAGGAGAGCGTGGTCCAATAG
- a CDS encoding CDP-alcohol phosphatidyltransferase family protein: protein MQLTIANKITIVRILLIAPYVISLLKMNQYENGQLLRYTAFAIFLLMCISDVVDGYMARVKKQVTRLGSFLDPMADKLLMMSSSILLATPATAVEGFVLPTEVAVLIIGKDLLLLLGFLVLYMMIGRVHVVPGVVGKFAAFLQLVMVASILIGPEMSKAIGVWPIIVSSMWWTAAALAILATMIYLNYGKKVIESEAYSDDEAASDRTDENGKQ, encoded by the coding sequence ATGCAACTGACAATTGCCAACAAGATAACGATAGTTCGAATACTGCTGATCGCTCCGTATGTGATCTCCCTTCTCAAGATGAACCAGTATGAGAACGGCCAGTTGCTGCGATATACCGCTTTCGCGATCTTTCTGCTGATGTGCATAAGCGATGTGGTAGACGGCTATATGGCACGTGTCAAAAAACAGGTCACACGGCTCGGCTCTTTCCTCGATCCGATGGCTGATAAGCTGCTGATGATGAGTTCGAGCATTCTGCTCGCTACGCCCGCGACAGCGGTTGAAGGTTTTGTGCTTCCAACGGAAGTGGCGGTCCTGATCATTGGAAAGGATCTGCTGCTGCTTCTTGGTTTTCTGGTTCTGTATATGATGATAGGCAGGGTCCATGTCGTGCCGGGAGTTGTGGGTAAATTCGCGGCGTTTCTGCAGCTTGTGATGGTGGCGAGTATTCTGATCGGGCCTGAAATGTCCAAAGCGATCGGGGTCTGGCCGATCATTGTCAGCTCAATGTGGTGGACCGCTGCAGCGCTGGCGATACTGGCAACGATGATCTATCTCAACTACGGCAAAAAGGTCATCGAGTCGGAGGCGTACAGTGATGACGAAGCAGCCAGCGACCGGACCGATGAAAACGGGAAACAATAA
- a CDS encoding heavy metal translocating P-type ATPase: MQDKQNANEKHNKHQEHEKHENHGDHHEHMMQEFKVKFWVSLVLTVPVLVFSDMIQSFLQLEEKIEFTGEQYIQLVLATVIYFYGGLPFLKGLYKELKKKQPGMMTLIGMAITVAYVYSAAVTVGLPGKVFYWELATLIDVMLLGHWIEMRSVKSASGAVESLVKLLPSEAHRLKDDGSTEDVPVSELNKEDIVLIKPGEKVPTDGIITEGHTSVNESMLTGESTPVEKKEEDEVIGGSVNGESAIKIQVEKTGEETYLSQIVEMVKQSQSSHSKTQRLADRAAFWLTVIAISVAVVTFAGWLIGGADFVFAMGRAVTVMVITCPHALGLAIPLVVAVTTTLGANNGLLIRQRTAFEEARKIDAIVFDKTGTLTEGSFGVDRIITLDENTNENTVLQMAASVESQSEHPIARGIVEMGDEKDISIKEIQKFEAISGKGAQAEVEGKKVLVVSPGYLEENSISTDNAAVNEARERGKTVVYVLAGDKPIGAISLSDRVRPESKKAIAALKEQGVKTMMITGDAEAVAKSVAEEIGLDDYFAEVLPDRKREKIKQLQDEGMIVAMVGDGINDAPALAQADVGIAIGAGTDVAMESADIVLVRSDPRDVLAVLNISKASYRKMIQNLWWAAGYNIVAIPLAAGVLAWAGILLHPAVGALIMSVSTVIVAINAGLMKKMQVRIQ, translated from the coding sequence ATGCAGGATAAACAGAACGCGAACGAAAAACATAATAAGCACCAGGAACACGAGAAACACGAAAATCACGGCGATCACCATGAACACATGATGCAGGAGTTTAAGGTAAAGTTCTGGGTATCGCTGGTACTGACAGTACCCGTGCTGGTGTTCTCGGACATGATCCAGTCATTTCTGCAGTTGGAGGAGAAAATTGAGTTTACGGGTGAGCAGTATATTCAGCTAGTACTCGCGACCGTGATATATTTCTATGGCGGCTTGCCGTTTCTAAAAGGCCTTTACAAAGAGCTGAAGAAGAAACAACCGGGAATGATGACCCTGATCGGAATGGCCATAACCGTCGCTTATGTCTACAGTGCGGCCGTGACAGTCGGTTTGCCGGGCAAAGTGTTCTACTGGGAGCTTGCTACGCTGATAGATGTGATGCTGCTTGGTCACTGGATCGAAATGCGGTCCGTAAAGAGTGCTTCCGGTGCGGTTGAATCGCTCGTGAAACTGCTGCCCTCAGAGGCACACCGACTAAAGGATGACGGCTCTACGGAAGATGTGCCTGTCAGTGAGTTGAATAAAGAGGACATCGTCCTGATAAAGCCGGGCGAGAAGGTGCCCACCGACGGCATCATTACGGAGGGCCACACATCTGTTAACGAATCCATGCTGACAGGAGAGAGCACGCCTGTCGAAAAGAAGGAAGAAGACGAAGTGATAGGCGGATCCGTCAATGGTGAATCGGCTATCAAGATCCAGGTCGAAAAAACCGGCGAAGAGACATATCTTTCTCAGATCGTGGAGATGGTAAAGCAGTCTCAAAGCTCGCATTCAAAGACCCAACGGCTGGCTGACCGTGCGGCCTTCTGGCTGACGGTTATAGCAATTTCGGTGGCAGTCGTGACGTTCGCGGGATGGCTGATCGGAGGTGCGGATTTTGTTTTCGCGATGGGTCGGGCAGTGACGGTGATGGTTATTACGTGTCCGCACGCACTTGGTCTTGCTATACCGCTGGTGGTAGCGGTGACGACCACACTTGGGGCGAACAACGGTTTGCTCATACGCCAGCGTACCGCGTTCGAGGAGGCACGCAAGATAGATGCGATAGTTTTCGATAAGACGGGCACACTTACGGAAGGCTCTTTCGGCGTGGACAGGATCATAACGCTGGACGAGAACACGAATGAGAATACTGTACTGCAGATGGCGGCCAGCGTGGAGAGCCAGTCGGAGCATCCGATCGCACGTGGTATCGTTGAGATGGGCGATGAGAAAGACATCAGCATTAAAGAAATTCAGAAATTCGAGGCGATTTCCGGCAAAGGCGCACAGGCCGAGGTTGAGGGTAAGAAGGTGCTGGTGGTAAGCCCCGGTTACCTGGAAGAGAACAGTATCAGCACGGACAATGCCGCGGTGAACGAGGCACGGGAAAGAGGCAAGACCGTAGTTTATGTGCTTGCCGGTGACAAGCCGATCGGAGCGATCTCACTTTCCGACCGGGTTCGGCCTGAAAGCAAAAAGGCGATAGCGGCACTCAAGGAACAAGGCGTGAAGACGATGATGATCACCGGTGACGCAGAAGCGGTAGCTAAAAGTGTGGCCGAGGAGATAGGGCTGGACGATTATTTTGCGGAAGTGCTGCCGGACAGAAAACGCGAAAAAATAAAACAGCTTCAAGATGAAGGAATGATCGTAGCAATGGTAGGCGACGGCATAAATGATGCGCCGGCGCTGGCACAAGCCGATGTTGGGATAGCGATCGGTGCGGGAACTGATGTTGCGATGGAATCCGCAGATATAGTTCTGGTCAGATCCGATCCCAGGGATGTGCTGGCTGTTTTGAATATCTCGAAAGCGAGTTATCGCAAGATGATACAGAATCTGTGGTGGGCAGCAGGATACAATATTGTAGCGATTCCGCTAGCAGCGGGCGTGCTCGCGTGGGCGGGCATTTTGCTGCACCCGGCGGTTGGCGCACTGATCATGTCGGTATCGACAGTAATTGTTGCGATCAACGCCGGGTTAATGAAGAAGATGCAAGTCCGAATTCAGTAG
- a CDS encoding site-2 protease family protein encodes MFGRKIRLFTLMGFKVGIDLTWFILAILITWSLAEGLFPYLYEDLSTRAYWWMGVAGALGLFVSIVFHEFCHSIVARRYGLPMKGITLFIFGGVAEMDEEPPSPKAEFMMAIFGPISSIFLGVVLVGIAFVGESLNWILPVTGVIEYLAWLNFILAIFNLIPAFPLDGGRVLRSILWHYKHDLRKATKTAANFGSAFGTVLIILGVIVFIGGNFIGGIWYFLIGMFIKNASRMSYQHVLVRKTLSGEPISRFMNTEPVTVPADDTVQDVIEKYFYKYHYKMFPVMRGEDLVGCITSRKIKELSSKDRQTSKVGDLAISCSEENTIGPETDSMDALSLMNKTGNSRLLVVEDDRLKGILTLKDLLEFLALKVDLEEDENLKITPESAGIKK; translated from the coding sequence ATGTTTGGCAGAAAGATTAGACTGTTTACTCTGATGGGGTTCAAGGTTGGAATAGACCTGACGTGGTTTATTCTGGCTATACTTATAACATGGTCCCTTGCTGAGGGTCTGTTCCCGTATCTGTACGAGGACCTGTCCACACGGGCATACTGGTGGATGGGGGTAGCAGGAGCGCTGGGACTGTTTGTTTCTATAGTGTTCCACGAATTCTGTCATTCGATCGTCGCCAGACGCTACGGACTGCCGATGAAAGGGATTACGCTGTTCATATTCGGCGGGGTGGCGGAAATGGATGAGGAGCCTCCGAGCCCGAAGGCGGAGTTTATGATGGCTATATTCGGGCCGATTTCCAGTATATTTCTGGGAGTGGTTCTGGTGGGAATTGCGTTTGTGGGTGAAAGCCTAAACTGGATACTGCCGGTGACCGGAGTGATCGAATATCTGGCGTGGCTGAATTTCATACTCGCTATATTCAATCTGATCCCGGCATTCCCGCTGGATGGCGGCCGGGTTCTGCGGTCGATACTTTGGCACTATAAGCATGATCTGCGCAAAGCGACCAAGACCGCGGCGAATTTCGGCTCCGCATTTGGCACGGTACTCATCATCCTCGGCGTTATAGTGTTTATCGGCGGGAATTTCATTGGCGGTATATGGTACTTTCTGATCGGAATGTTTATCAAGAACGCATCGCGGATGTCTTATCAGCATGTGCTCGTGAGAAAGACGCTGAGCGGGGAGCCGATAAGCAGGTTCATGAATACTGAGCCGGTCACTGTGCCCGCGGATGATACGGTACAGGATGTGATCGAGAAGTACTTTTATAAGTATCATTACAAGATGTTTCCCGTAATGAGAGGCGAAGATTTGGTCGGCTGTATTACCAGCAGGAAGATCAAGGAGCTGAGCAGTAAGGATAGACAGACAAGCAAAGTGGGCGACCTTGCGATAAGCTGTTCCGAGGAGAATACCATCGGGCCGGAAACGGATTCGATGGATGCACTGTCGCTGATGAACAAGACGGGCAACAGTCGGCTGCTTGTCGTTGAGGATGACAGGTTGAAAGGTATATTGACTTTGAAGGATCTGCTGGAATTTCTCGCTTTGAAGGTCGACCTGGAAGAGGATGAAAACTTGAAGATCACGCCAGAATCGGCTGGGATAAAGAAGTAG
- a CDS encoding TrkA C-terminal domain-containing protein, giving the protein MFGVIGVIAFLTALGLSLVITRVATVALTMTGLSQQAARFQARSAFTGTGFTTSEAEQVVNHPVRRQIIMLLMVVRSAGFVTIIISLILSFSGPEAEGRRLLLLFWILGGVAVLWLLAVSKLMDKYLEIAIQKLLTKWTDLDTRDYASLLRLSGDYSVNELKMKSDDWLVGKQLKDCRLRNEGVTILGILRADGTYVGVPYPDTEIYEGDTLILYGRSDNLRELDTRPSSPSGDAAHEEAVNTQNRKKQEQDQQEAKSKKAVQAQKELDEQKDDQSANMQ; this is encoded by the coding sequence ATGTTTGGAGTTATAGGCGTTATAGCGTTCCTCACGGCCCTTGGGTTATCACTCGTGATAACCCGGGTCGCGACGGTTGCGCTCACAATGACCGGCCTTTCCCAGCAGGCCGCCCGGTTTCAGGCTCGTTCAGCCTTCACCGGCACGGGGTTCACCACCAGTGAAGCAGAGCAAGTCGTCAACCACCCCGTCCGCCGACAGATTATAATGCTCCTGATGGTCGTTCGCAGTGCAGGCTTCGTCACGATCATCATTTCGCTGATCCTGTCGTTCTCCGGTCCGGAAGCAGAAGGCCGTCGCCTTTTGCTTCTCTTCTGGATCCTCGGCGGCGTAGCGGTGCTCTGGCTCCTTGCCGTCAGCAAGCTCATGGATAAGTACCTGGAAATTGCCATCCAGAAATTACTCACAAAATGGACGGACCTCGACACACGCGACTACGCCAGCCTGCTCAGACTAAGCGGCGATTACAGCGTGAACGAGCTGAAGATGAAATCCGATGACTGGCTTGTCGGCAAGCAGCTCAAGGACTGCAGACTGCGCAATGAAGGTGTAACGATACTTGGTATCCTCAGAGCGGACGGCACGTATGTCGGTGTGCCTTACCCGGACACCGAGATATATGAGGGTGACACGCTTATCCTGTACGGCCGATCAGACAACCTCAGGGAGCTCGACACCCGCCCATCCAGCCCCAGTGGTGATGCGGCCCATGAAGAAGCGGTCAATACACAGAACCGTAAAAAACAGGAACAGGATCAGCAGGAAGCAAAGTCAAAAAAAGCCGTCCAGGCCCAAAAAGAACTGGACGAACAGAAAGACGATCAATCTGCAAATATGCAGTGA
- a CDS encoding xylulose 5-phosphate 3-epimerase — translation MIMDKKLDKMQRIKDRARLCRQSSKAFAKWAAGYGVIRHEDITQTRVHKMADQLAMKGLVDKPEDVYNYLHAADRVASTAMWLVAHMTYARNVYLEGRDLTEEDFKEEPEGHTGGSLNMAIAYAGYLAVNSLTGITRSWLMGQGHCVSAIDSCNLIVGNLTEPYLERYNFTDQGLSRFVRDFYLQKVRPDGYPESPVGSHVNANTAGGMIEGGYLGFAELYYPHMTQPGDRLVTFLSDGAFEEQKGGDWAPRWWRGEDNGLVAPIMISNGRRIDQRTTVTMAGGTEWFREHLELYGFEPIDIDGCDPAAYAWAIWEMEERLIGHKKAVEAGTEKYPVPLPYTIADVPKGFGLPNAGTNAAHNLPLGSKMRGDPQAQQNFNSAVRELWVPEEELNTAVELLNNHSKSDRVQEKDHSIITREVELPSLPAAQWHELEPGKMSSPMRAVDAYFCELVKDNPHLRPRVGNPDEMRSNRMDKTLDFLKHRVTDPEPGAAEAIDGKVVTALNEEAVVCSALANRGGINLVASYEAFAVKMLGAVRQELIFARHQNEVGRPPKWLSVAIFPTSHAWENGKNEVSHQDPTFCEALMNEMADVSRVLFPADSNSAVAAIQRAYQTTGQIWTLVTPKRPVLDVFAHDTASDLAEQGGVCLRMDAKPQVNLTAIGSYQLEAILQASERLDKIGIGHNINYIMEPAKFRQPRDSFEEQAMTSQAIRDKLFPAEVSKRVFISHCRPEPVAGVLRPFDTGTDQTRFMGYMNRGGTLDVFGMMFANRCTWAHVLVNVADLLGKNVDEFLENEEREAVFGNGDPECLRYISHEHVSV, via the coding sequence ATGATCATGGACAAAAAGTTAGATAAAATGCAGCGCATCAAGGACCGCGCCCGTCTATGCCGCCAGAGCAGCAAGGCATTTGCAAAATGGGCGGCCGGTTACGGCGTGATCAGGCACGAGGATATAACCCAGACCCGTGTACACAAGATGGCGGATCAGCTCGCAATGAAGGGCCTGGTCGACAAACCCGAAGATGTATACAACTATTTACACGCTGCCGACAGGGTCGCGAGTACTGCCATGTGGCTGGTGGCGCATATGACCTACGCACGCAACGTCTACCTGGAAGGCAGGGACCTGACCGAGGAAGACTTCAAGGAAGAGCCTGAAGGCCATACCGGCGGATCCTTGAACATGGCCATAGCATACGCCGGCTATCTCGCGGTAAACAGCCTGACCGGAATCACAAGATCCTGGCTCATGGGGCAGGGGCACTGTGTTTCTGCAATTGACTCCTGCAACCTGATCGTGGGCAACCTGACCGAGCCCTACCTTGAGCGGTACAACTTTACCGATCAGGGGCTTTCGCGTTTTGTTCGCGATTTCTACCTGCAGAAAGTCAGGCCCGACGGATACCCGGAATCACCGGTCGGCAGCCATGTCAACGCAAATACGGCCGGCGGCATGATCGAAGGCGGTTACCTCGGGTTTGCAGAACTTTACTATCCTCACATGACTCAGCCAGGTGATCGTCTGGTAACCTTTCTCAGCGATGGAGCATTCGAAGAGCAGAAGGGCGGAGACTGGGCTCCTCGCTGGTGGCGCGGCGAAGACAACGGCCTGGTCGCGCCGATAATGATATCCAACGGCAGACGCATCGACCAGCGAACGACGGTCACGATGGCCGGCGGAACGGAATGGTTCCGCGAACACCTAGAACTCTACGGTTTCGAGCCGATCGACATCGACGGCTGTGATCCTGCTGCATACGCATGGGCGATCTGGGAAATGGAAGAACGCCTCATCGGTCACAAAAAGGCAGTCGAAGCAGGCACCGAAAAATATCCTGTTCCGCTGCCCTACACAATAGCTGATGTGCCAAAAGGTTTCGGCCTGCCCAATGCAGGCACCAACGCTGCTCACAACCTGCCCCTCGGTTCGAAGATGAGAGGCGATCCGCAGGCACAGCAAAACTTCAACTCTGCGGTCAGAGAGCTTTGGGTGCCCGAGGAGGAACTTAACACTGCCGTTGAGCTGCTGAACAACCACAGCAAGAGCGACCGAGTACAGGAGAAGGATCATTCTATAATCACACGCGAAGTCGAGCTGCCTTCTCTGCCCGCCGCTCAGTGGCACGAGCTCGAGCCGGGCAAGATGTCTTCGCCGATGCGTGCTGTCGACGCATATTTCTGTGAACTGGTCAAGGACAATCCGCACCTCAGACCCCGCGTGGGCAACCCGGACGAAATGCGCAGCAACCGTATGGATAAGACGCTGGATTTCCTCAAGCACCGTGTGACCGACCCGGAACCAGGTGCAGCCGAGGCGATTGATGGAAAGGTGGTCACCGCGCTGAACGAAGAAGCCGTAGTTTGCAGCGCTCTTGCCAATCGCGGCGGGATTAACCTCGTCGCCAGCTACGAAGCTTTCGCGGTGAAGATGCTCGGCGCGGTACGTCAGGAGCTGATCTTCGCCAGACACCAGAACGAGGTCGGCAGGCCGCCGAAATGGCTCAGCGTTGCGATCTTCCCGACCTCTCACGCCTGGGAGAACGGCAAGAATGAGGTCTCGCACCAGGATCCGACATTCTGCGAAGCGCTCATGAACGAAATGGCCGACGTCTCGCGTGTGCTTTTCCCCGCTGATTCCAATTCTGCCGTCGCTGCAATACAGAGGGCCTATCAAACCACCGGCCAGATTTGGACTCTGGTTACGCCCAAACGGCCCGTACTTGATGTCTTTGCGCATGACACTGCGTCGGACCTTGCCGAGCAGGGCGGCGTGTGCCTGAGAATGGACGCAAAGCCGCAGGTTAATCTCACTGCTATCGGCTCCTATCAGCTCGAAGCGATCCTGCAGGCATCCGAAAGACTGGACAAGATCGGCATAGGTCACAACATTAACTACATCATGGAACCTGCCAAATTCCGCCAGCCGCGCGACAGTTTCGAAGAGCAAGCGATGACATCACAGGCCATCCGCGACAAGCTCTTCCCGGCCGAGGTCAGCAAGAGAGTGTTCATCAGTCATTGCAGGCCTGAGCCCGTTGCAGGCGTGCTTCGTCCGTTTGATACCGGTACAGATCAAACCCGATTCATGGGCTATATGAATCGCGGCGGCACACTGGACGTCTTCGGCATGATGTTTGCGAATCGCTGTACCTGGGCTCACGTGCTGGTCAATGTCGCTGATCTGCTAGGCAAAAATGTCGACGAGTTTCTCGAAAACGAAGAACGCGAAGCTGTCTTCGGCAACGGCGATCCCGAGTGTCTGCGATACATCAGTCATGAACATGTCTCAGTTTAA
- a CDS encoding Fpg/Nei family DNA glycosylase gives MPELPDVETFKRYLDSTSLHHKMTGVKVHDKRILEGVSQSKLSKAVKGNEFENTRRHGKNLFVKSGSATLYFHFGMTGQLSYEQSDNGPVKYTRVQFNFENGHELDYVCRRMLGKVGLTESSDTFIEKESLGPDALDISEKQFCELLNSKTAGLKSFLMNQQTIAGIGNIYSDEILFNSKMHPKLKTSDLDDKACSKLYKNMIKVLNRSIEADADPSKMPNTYLLPHRRAGKKCPRCDGKIKMIKVNNRSTYFCPKCQSE, from the coding sequence ATGCCCGAACTGCCCGATGTAGAAACATTCAAACGTTACCTTGACTCGACGTCTCTGCATCATAAAATGACCGGCGTAAAAGTTCATGACAAACGCATTCTTGAAGGTGTCAGTCAGTCAAAGCTTTCAAAAGCTGTCAAGGGCAACGAATTTGAAAATACCAGGCGACATGGCAAGAACCTGTTCGTCAAAAGCGGCTCTGCCACTCTCTACTTCCATTTCGGCATGACCGGCCAGCTCAGCTACGAGCAATCTGATAACGGCCCGGTGAAGTATACTCGCGTCCAGTTCAATTTCGAGAACGGACATGAACTGGATTACGTTTGCAGACGAATGCTTGGTAAGGTCGGACTTACAGAGAGCAGCGACACCTTCATTGAAAAAGAATCTCTGGGCCCGGACGCACTGGACATCAGCGAAAAGCAATTCTGCGAACTGCTCAACAGCAAAACTGCTGGTCTGAAGTCTTTTCTGATGAACCAGCAGACCATAGCGGGTATCGGCAACATCTATTCCGACGAAATACTCTTCAACAGCAAAATGCATCCAAAGCTCAAAACATCCGACCTGGATGACAAGGCTTGCAGCAAACTTTATAAGAACATGATCAAGGTGCTGAATCGTTCGATAGAGGCCGATGCGGACCCATCTAAAATGCCGAATACCTATCTGCTGCCCCATCGAAGAGCAGGTAAAAAGTGCCCGCGATGTGATGGGAAAATAAAAATGATAAAAGTAAACAACAGAAGCACATACTTCTGTCCCAAATGTCAATCTGAATGA